The following proteins are co-located in the Eublepharis macularius isolate TG4126 chromosome 5, MPM_Emac_v1.0, whole genome shotgun sequence genome:
- the KCNG1 gene encoding potassium voltage-gated channel subfamily G member 1 has product MTLLPGENSDYDYSALSCASDASFNHPFFAETETLKGVFYQRAKLIHPGEDLYESIHPVDRKHHLIINVGGFKYLLPWTTLDEFPMTRLGQLKFCNNFDDILNICDDYDVTCNEFFFDRNPGAFRTILTFLRAGKLRLLREMCALSFQEELLYWGIEEENLEWCCKRRFLQKMEEFTEMNEEEDFIDSENPCEATEETKVGLCMKRLQDMVEKPQSGIPGKVFACLSVLFVTITAVNLSISTMPGLREEEERGECSQMCYNIFIVESVCVGWFSLEFLLRFIQAPSKFTFLRNPLTLIDIVAILPYYITLLLDTTSVSSNKKPTSGNIYLDKVGLVLRILRALRILYVMRLARHSLGLQTLGLTARRCTREFGLLLLFLCVAIALFAPLLYVIENEMADSQEFTSIPACYWWAVITMTTVGYGDMVPRSIPGQVVALSSILSGILLMAFPVTSIFHTFSRSYIELKQEQERIMYRRAQFLMKTKSQLTNASQGSDIFPSISLETRDSN; this is encoded by the exons ATGACTCTTTTACCAGGTGAAAATTCAGACTATGACTACAGCGCCCTGAGCTGTGCTTCAGATGCCTCCTTTAATCACCCTTTCTTTGCTGAAACAGAAACTCTCAAAGGAGTCTTTTACCAAAGAGCCAAGCTAATTCACCCTGGGGAAGACCTTTATGAAAGCATTCATCCAGTCGACCGAAAGCATCACCTCATTATCAACGTGGGAGGCTTTAAATACTTGCTCCCGTGGACCACCCTGGACGAGTTCCCCATGACCCGCTTGGGACAGCTGAAATTTTGCAACAACTTCGACGACATCCTCAATATTTGCGACGATTACGACGTGACCTGCAACGAGTTCTTTTTCGACCGCAACCCTGGAGCCTTTAGGACCATCTTGACTTTCCTGCGGGCAGGGAAACTGAGGCTCTTGCGAGAGATGTGCGCTCTCTCGTTCCAAGAGGAGCTGCTTTACTGGGGGATTGAGGAAGAGAACTTGGAGTGGTGCTGTAAGAGGAGGTTCCTGCAGAAAATGGAGGAGTTTACAGAAATGAATGAAGAGGAAGACTTCATAGACAGCGAAAACCCTTGTGAAGCCACGGAGGAGACAAAAGTTGGCCTCTGCATGAAACGGTTGCAAGACATGGTGGAGAAGCCCCAGTCTGGCATTCCTGGGAAAGTGTTTGCCTGTTTATCCGTGCTCTTTGTGACCATTACTGCCGTCAACTTGTCTATCAGCACCATGCCTGGcttaagggaggaggaggagaga GGTGAATGTTCTCAGATGTGCTACAACATTTTCATAGTGGAATCTGTCTGTGTGGGATGGTTTTCCTTGGAGTTCCTTTTGAGGTTTATCCAGGCGCCAAGCAAATTTACATTTCTGAGGAATCCATTAACCCTGATTGACATAGTGGCCATTCTGCCGTACTACATCACTTTATTGTTGGATACCACTTCGGTGAGCAGTAACAAAAAGCCGACCTCTGGCAACATCTACCTGGACAAAGTTGGCCTGGTGCTCCGCATACTACGTGCCTTGAGGATTTTGTATGTCATGCGGCTGGCCAGGCATTCCTTGGGCCTGCAGACACTGGGGCTCACTGCCCGTAGGTGCACCCGTGAGTTTGGCCTCTTGCTGCTTTTCCTTTGTGTAGCCATTGCACTCTTTGCACCTCTCTTGTACGTGATTGAAAACGAAATGGCAGACTCTCAGGAGTTCACCAGCATCCCCGCTTGCTATTGGTGGGCTGTGATCACCATGACAACGGTGGGCTATGGCGATATGGTACCCAGAAGCATCCCAGGCCAGGTGGTAGCTTTAAGCAGCATCCTGAGTGGTATTCTTTTAATGGCCTTTCCTGTCACATCAATCTTCCACACATTTTCCCGCTCATACATTGAGCTGAAGCAAGAGCAGGAAAGAATCATGTACAGGAGGGCACAGTTCTTAATGAAAACAAAGTCCCAGTTAACCAACGCCTCACAAGGGAGCGACATATTTCCGAGTATCTCTTTGGAGACCAGGGACAGTAACTGA